A portion of the Bacillus sp. es.034 genome contains these proteins:
- a CDS encoding GNAT family N-acetyltransferase → MQIRLKNKDLIEIRAYETEDFFNIHTLNREEKWNNLVENKESTKDAWEHSNIAYVAEFNGRVIGYIRGLTDQSVTLFICELLVHADFRGLGIGDAMLKYVHGLFPKTRIEMLTNTSSHTYYEQKGYRPFYGFRKTFAEH, encoded by the coding sequence ATGCAAATACGCTTGAAAAATAAAGACCTCATAGAAATAAGGGCATACGAAACGGAAGACTTTTTCAATATACATACTTTAAATAGAGAAGAAAAATGGAATAATCTTGTGGAAAATAAGGAAAGTACAAAGGATGCTTGGGAGCATTCGAATATTGCATATGTGGCAGAGTTCAATGGGCGTGTCATCGGCTATATCCGAGGACTTACGGATCAATCTGTAACATTGTTTATTTGTGAACTACTGGTCCACGCAGATTTCCGCGGGTTGGGAATCGGAGATGCTATGCTCAAATACGTTCATGGGCTATTTCCAAAGACGAGAATTGAGATGCTTACCAACACGTCTTCTCATACCTATTATGAACAAAAAGGATACAGACCGTTTTATGGATTCAGAAAGACCTTTGCGGAGCATTAA
- a CDS encoding RNA polymerase sigma factor, with protein sequence MGEKMKESFSEKNRELAIEFNSMIEEFKEGLWRYCRYLTGSPWDGEDLFQDTMLKAFGGYYQRWHPTNPKAYLYRMATTTWIDQCRKEKRHVGLLEEDELPLENFTDGLEAEEALHILFDLFYPRQVAVFLLKEVFRFDAREVAGMVRTTPGAVYATVRRMKEKLQTVDLLEVRTQHPVSDTHPVIQAYLNAMNDGDIEAVMTLISEEAHNEAALGFQEYSKGEMRSGSMKYGLPGMKAVEYGLWGRNVIVMLSEGTNGPEIHDIQYQEVENGKIVHHISYYFRKELIFAAGEELGIPPQIDKPVVEWN encoded by the coding sequence ATGGGGGAAAAAATGAAAGAATCATTTTCGGAAAAAAACAGGGAATTGGCGATTGAATTCAATTCCATGATCGAAGAATTCAAAGAAGGATTGTGGAGGTATTGCCGTTATTTAACGGGCTCACCCTGGGATGGAGAAGATTTATTTCAGGATACCATGCTAAAAGCATTCGGAGGGTATTACCAGCGTTGGCACCCGACTAACCCGAAAGCCTATTTGTATCGAATGGCGACAACCACGTGGATTGACCAGTGCCGAAAAGAAAAAAGACATGTTGGTCTCCTTGAGGAAGATGAACTTCCTCTAGAAAACTTCACTGATGGTCTGGAGGCAGAGGAAGCATTACACATCCTTTTTGATCTTTTTTACCCGAGGCAGGTGGCGGTCTTTTTGTTAAAAGAAGTGTTCAGATTCGATGCCAGGGAAGTGGCGGGTATGGTTAGGACCACTCCGGGAGCGGTCTATGCAACGGTCCGTCGAATGAAAGAGAAGTTGCAAACTGTCGACCTACTCGAGGTCAGGACTCAACATCCTGTATCTGACACTCATCCTGTCATCCAAGCCTACTTGAATGCAATGAACGATGGCGATATTGAAGCCGTTATGACATTGATCAGTGAAGAAGCCCACAATGAGGCTGCCCTCGGCTTCCAGGAATACAGCAAAGGAGAGATGCGTTCCGGATCCATGAAATATGGCCTCCCTGGTATGAAGGCTGTGGAATACGGGTTATGGGGCCGTAATGTCATAGTCATGCTTTCTGAGGGAACGAATGGACCTGAAATCCATGATATACAGTACCAGGAAGTGGAGAATGGGAAGATTGTGCACCATATTAGCTACTATTTTAGAAAAGAATTGATTTTTGCAGCTGGTGAAGAATTGGGGATACCACCTCAAATCGACAAGCCTGTAGTGGAATGGAATTGA
- a CDS encoding VOC family protein yields the protein MGFEVSWGDENSLYGQFKVGQTHLGIFERKQMTDALNPGYIVGGEQGERFALIFEVASVQDTYEKLKEKVEFINRPMEKLEWGMKVAHFRDPEGSLLEIYENI from the coding sequence TTGGGCTTTGAAGTATCGTGGGGAGATGAAAACTCCCTGTATGGGCAATTTAAAGTTGGACAAACACACTTAGGGATATTTGAGAGGAAACAGATGACGGATGCCCTCAACCCCGGATACATTGTAGGAGGGGAGCAAGGTGAACGTTTTGCTTTAATTTTTGAGGTGGCGAGTGTCCAGGATACATATGAAAAACTGAAAGAAAAGGTGGAATTCATCAACAGGCCTATGGAGAAATTGGAATGGGGGATGAAGGTCGCTCATTTTCGTGATCCAGAGGGTTCACTATTGGAAATCTATGAAAATATTTAA